The Primulina eburnea isolate SZY01 chromosome 12, ASM2296580v1, whole genome shotgun sequence genome includes the window CCAGTCTCCTCAAATTCCCTTTTTGTGTTCATGTATAGAATCTCTCTGTATTCTCAATCCACATGTCTTTCCATTTCCACTTCCCCTCGATCATTCTTTCCCTGTGAAGATCTAACCTACGTTGCTGGATGCTCGAGGATCGCCTGTTCGAGACTTTGAACATGGAATCAACGGTGTTCGATAATGTCAGGTTTGAGAAGGAGAAGGCGGTGGCCAGGTTCAATCAATTTCGCAGAATCGTGAAGCTGTGGCAGTTTTTCGAACTTTTGGTAGTTCTGGGGCTGGTTTCGTGGACCTCTGCGCGTGTTCCGGCGGTTATGAAAATTGCGGGCGGGTATTTTGTGGAGTTCTCAGCATATGTGTTCAATCACCACGTTGTTTTCATCATCGGGAATTTCATTATCGTATCGCTGTTTCTGATTTTTCGGCGAAACGAAGAAGCGTTGGGTCAATCTGGAGGCGGCGATGGTTTGTACGATGATTACGTGAAACACAGCGTGGCGATCCATCAGCGGGAGCCTCCTCCTCCTCCAGGAAATATGGTCCCAGCGGTGGATGACTTCGCCGCCCTTGGAGATGACGAGAAGCAGATTGTAGTATGCTCGGAGGAAATCAAGGCGAATCCGAAACCCGACGAGGTGGCGACTgcgatcgaagaggctacgagACAAATACAGAGGTTCCAGAGGACGCAATCGGAGAAACTGAAGCGTGAGATCACAGTGAGGCCGAGGCTGGAGCTCCGAAGGTCGGAAACGGAGAAATACCAGAGCAAGGAGAACTCCGAAACAGAGTTTTTCGAATCGTCGGAGATCGACACTCTGAGTGGCGACGAGTTCCGGCGTACCGTCGAGGCTTTCATCGATAAACACTGGAGCAAAAAGAGCAACTCACCGAATCAATTCGAAAACCGGGGGAATGATCACTTGATAAAAACGACACAATAATTACTGTAATACAAGTGAGTTTTAGCGCCACTGAATATCAAGTACATTGCTGTAAATGTCTAATTACTGTTACTTGATATTACAATTCTACATTAATTTTACTTAATTTTATTACCACATTTAGCATTTCACTCAAATCAGAGGCAAGAAACTACCCTCTATGCTTTTGGCGCCCATTACAATCTCTCTTCAGATACAAATACAACAATATGTGCAAAAATGGAGTAAATTTTCTGTAATATGAAGTTTGAATGAGGTATCAAATTggagaatttattatttaactcCAAAGAGAAGGATTCCTATAGTGGACTTAAATTTTGAATATCAGTGGATAAGATATCACCCAAGATTAAAGACAATACCAGGTAGATATTGtttaatcaattaaattaatGCGACTATTTTTTATGCCTAAAAAATAGTTCTTGTAGCGACTatatattcatatttttatcGTACATTGTTTAATAAACATCATGCATTTCCTTTCGATGGTTCCCATTATAATTTCACTTTGCACTTCAAACTCAATGGTTTCAAGTTTGAATGATTAAATTGACGGCCCGCAAGATATCCCGGATCAGCGGCTTTCAAGAAAACATTGTGCTTTACGCATGTATAATTAGCCAATGATAGTTTATCCCTCAAATTCTTTCTCGCATGATTTCAAAAGTGTCTTTTTATCTTTTGCAATATTGGGTGGAAAACTAATCCGTTTAATGCCATTTTTTGTCACCTTTAACTACGCACTAATTAAGCCATAATTACCTTGCCTAAAGGGTAACATAGTGGgctgagtctcatgtgagaccgtttcatggATCTTAATTTGTAAGACGGGTCAAAACCctacacatattcacaataaaaagtaatactcttagcataaaaaataatactttttcatggatgatccaaataagatatctgtctcacaaatacaacccattagaccgtctcacacaagtttttgtcatgtgGAAACATTCTTTTTTCTTTCCCCTCCGTAAAAGTTGCTACATCCTACAGTTCAATCGATATATGGAACCATGATTGATTCCTTAAATTGCCATCTAAATCTCCATAACTATCAACTTTCACCCTCGTGTCAGCATGCTactaatatttgaaattcataggagatgactattttttaaaaataaaacacacaAGTGAGTCTATTGGGGATAATTTTCtcgtttatattttttattgtcgTGGTCTCTTTCCTCTGTCATGTTTTTTTTGCTCAACTGCATGTGTAACTTATAATGAAATCTATACCGGGTCGTGCATGACCAATGGACATTATTGATTGtgtatttatatttttggtgGTGGTGTCAATTTTTTTGTAGTGCCACCATCTGATGTTTTTGTTGTAATAGCAATAATGATAATGAGTTGGTAACATTCAGGTTATCTCGATTGTTTTATGTTTGAGTTGGTCTCGTTCATTACATGTACATTGTTAACGTTCTTATCTATTGACCATATAACacatgtattcagtagataaaTCATGGTCACTCATTCAGCTATGATGTATGAATAAATGATTATGATTTATTGCTCGATACATCTTTCATGTATTGATTATGATTCATTGCTCGATACATCTTTCATGTATTGAATAGATGAAAACACCGTTGATATATACATTAAGGTTTAAattgtcttcattctctttttCCACGTGAAATTGTACCTGAGCtggattttttaattatttttttggaaagaaaaatgaaacccACACAATGTCTTATATTAAATCGTCATTTCTGAAGACAATGATTACCACTCTTTCTTCTAAAGTTTTTCGAATAATATCCATATTATTATATTGCACAAATTTTCAAAATGTCCTGTATTCACGAATTCCCAAATAATTTCGACAGCCTAAAATTTGACAATGACTTGAACGTGTGAGTAGTTAAATTCTCACTCTCTTTTTCAAAGTTGCTTTTTGTTacatacataaaataataaatctaatAGTATTCAAAACAGCAAGGTAGTGATTTTACGTCAATTCATAAGTTAACAAAATAGTTTAAACATTTTGCTACCATATATATGATATTGCTGCGACATTATAGTCTTTGCAGTGAACAACTCCTCTAATAATCGATTTCTCCTTAACAATAGTTTGAAGATAAGAAATTGATTGTATTAAAGGGCACTAGAAATGTTTCGACTAATAAAATACCTTCTTCTCCGACGTTCAAATCCACGACGACGAAGAAAAGCATTCGAGTCGGGCTAAAAAAATGTGTTGTAGACGGTGCTTTTGCTCCTTGCAGTACCCAAAGTCCTAACAGCCGATTCTTAAAGGAGTCGGCTAAGACAAGGAATGATCTCTTCTATTTCTTTATACAATTTTCACAAAATTTTCAAGTTTTAGCCGCTATTTTGTTTTCACGCCCTTGTCATTTTCGTGAAAATACAAAAATAGTCGAAAACAATTCAAACCAGAAGCATTTCTTTAATTTTCCGAACTGCTACCAAACCAAATTCTATATTGGATTATATTCAATTAAATGAGCTAGCGGTCCACCAAAATTACtagttataatatatatatatatatatatatatatatatatatatatatatatatatatatatatatatatatatatatataattttgatatattattCATCTGTGTCCACCAATGAAGTGATACTAATATATTTGATATAACGAAGCATGACGAAATATTACATTCAATATATGAGTGTCATCTCATTGATGAGCACAGAATAGATGGACgccatataaaaaaaatatagacaTATATCCTAATTTATTAATTGTAAGTAAAGTTGATAAAATTTGGCCAAAGGCATGAACTCGTACAACTTGTTAAAAAATTTTGGGATGCCTCGACTTAGGTGTAGCATGGATTTGAACGATTATGGATCACTTAGAATGAAGACATAACagataatattatatttagttATCTAacgaaaaaggaaaaaaaaattaagactaATTTTatctaaacataaataaatttgctacctcaaaataatttttttaaaaaaaatcatctcTCCCATAACTATCACAATCCactaaggcatagtttggtacatgtgataagagagggattgataaataattccccttatctcatgtttggtacctttttaaaaagctcatgataatatcataggcccttaataaataattttttagaagaataaaatatccctaatagaaggtgtgataattttaatttaatgataaaatactctacaaatgacttaattatcctcgatttataaatgattttttttataaatctatactagtaggtagaaattaaaatcaaataaattttttatttatttttatatattatataatatgataattatataaatgaattcgagataattatataaataatttttataaatctcaataaaattattattatcactcgattaaccttaaaaattgatatttgacttgattcaaaaaatcaagggctcaattatcatattatataatttataaaattaggtaaaaataaataaatcatacaaGTACTATCGACAcatgaacaaataaaaaatatgaactcaagcaacaactttcaaattataaaatttattatgataaggttaattttgtcattacaatctaatatataaatttaatcactcttattaaaatcataccaaacattaaatataatatcctacatcttatttatccttaacttatccttatattatatatcacatgtttatcctatcatgtgtaccaaactataccTAAATCATATGTGACCCGCATATTTCAAGAAAAAATTTCATCATACACTGAGAAGCCAAATATTAGAATTTTTCCTTATCAAGAAATACTTCAGATGTAAtctcttttctttaaatatttTGCATATTGACCCATTGGGGTCTTATGTATGATATTTGTCACCTAAAATGTAATCGATTACACTTACATAATACAACTATTTCATCGTGACATTTCCTTTTTTAGGGGTATGTTTTGCAAATCATCAAAGATACCGTGAGATATTCGTGGGAACATATTGTGAAACGTCATATCAGTTATATCATCACATACTGTTGTATTAAATATTTCGACGATGTTAACGATAACATCTTTTCGAATGTCAATTAAAAGCGAACGTGGAAAGATGTTCTCGTGAATATCGTTGAAGCATTTAATTCAACAATGTAGGAGAAAACGACCGATGTGACGTTCCATGAGATGTTTCTCGTCTctctatatattatatacacacATGTATTGTTTTTCAAATCATTGGCTTAATGTCTACATTtttacattatatattaatttgaaaaatagCAAGTATATTTAATTTGAGTTAGAAATCATGCACACAAACATCATTTATTCCttttattaaaagtatataTAAAACTTAGCTTATAATTATGGAAGTATGGCCCTACCTTcctaaaattaatttcaaacagCAGTTTCTTTAAATTTGTTGTGGAGCCTTACCACGCAGTCGCCTAGTCATTTTAGAGACGTGTATTTATATCCACatgctaaaaaaaaattaaaaaacccataaaaaaatattttttccattTTACCTACTTTCTTACTAATCAGTGaaggatttaaaaaaaaaaaatttttcaaaaaaatatgtaaCAATAGTTGATGAAGCCAACAATTGTGATTATCAGAACTATTATGCATGCTAGTAAACAAAGCCAATTAATCATAGAATGGTATTCTAGCTAGTTCGTACACGGATCCAAGTAGTTGGTGAGGACAAAATTTTGTGAGTTCGTCCGACGTAGACATTTCGACGTTCAAGtcagaaaataatttaaatatattatagagctaaaatagtttaagcatatAATAAGAGTTATATGAATAATCAGAATTATCtcctatttataaattttttgaattttataaatACTTTGGACCACAATAATGATTGAATTATTAAATTAGATCATTACCTATCATCATCAGTGATATTGCTAACAAATTAAACTAATCGTTATGCATGATCAGTTACAAATTCAAAGAATAATCCAAAAACTATAATTGTTGTCGTACTAGACTTGTATGATTATACGTTTAGCTTCAATGTAATTTGGTTTGCCGTAAATTAGGAGGAGGCTGCATAAGGATATTAGTTATTAtttgtaaattttataaaaatacggGACACTTAAGTTtcaaaaaaatggaaaaaatgaaaaaaatttggGAAGAGTCAACTTTAATAGGCGTTGTGTAGTCCCATCATGAATAAAACAAATCTTGGCAAAAATtagtgtgagacggtctcacgggtcgtatttgtgagacagatcttttatttgggtcatccatgaaaaagtattactttttatgctaagagtattactttatattataatatgggtagggttgacccgtctcacagattaagatccgtgagacggtctcacatgagacccactcaacaATCTTTTCAAATTCTTTTGGGAAccacatttaatttaaatagctCATTTTCAAGGGGAATTTCAAGACATCTTTCAAACTTTTTGGATCTATATATCTTTAACAGcctgttatatatatatctatatatataaagaaataataataatacaaattatCTTACGTGTCTATGTATTTTCAAAACGTGATACACTACAcacaacattttttttttccaaattttaatttgTATATATTTGTGAAATTAAAATATTCATCAATGAAATCTGTTAGGATGTGTTTAAATTGAGAGATTATGATTTGTGAAATGCATTAAATTCAAATGACTAAAATATATTGTTGATTTGAAATTTGagcaaaaaaattcaaattatttaatctattttttattcaaaaaaataaaatgaatttgaGATGTCAACTTAAAATCAGATATCTTtaagtttattttttaaaaaataaaaataaaataacccCCCAAATCCTTATATCCAAATACAACTATAATGTTTTTCCTTCTTATACTTTGAAAATTTTCAAAGCGGCCTAACTTCAAATTCAAAGTTCAAACATGCTCCGAATTAGTTGCAAGAACCTATTGATCTACAAATATGAAAGAAATTCGCCACATAATATGGAATTCATGATTTAGGTATTTCACAAAAAAGTATTGTGAGACCGTTTTATATgataattttgtgagacgaatcatcGACCTGACCTAAATAAtgagaaattattttttatgtcaatttGCATATCTGGATCGACCCTGATCAGgtcgatccgtctcacagatatagATACGTGCGTtcgtctcacaagatatctaATCAAGATATTTAATGTCAAAATAGTTAAGAGTcatggtttttctatggtgaatAGAATACGTTACAATGATAATAATGAATGGGATTGATGATTCAATTCGTTTAACTTTCAATTTGAAGCCCTGTGAGGAATAAGCAACCAATGGGtccattgaactatttttttccCCTTTTTCTCCCTTATTGAGCCTGGTTTGAATTAGGGCTGGACATTTTAAAACGGTTATCGGGTACCCGAcacatgtttttttaaaaaatcgggTACACCCGAACCCGAGAATATAAATTTTGGTTAGTGTTCGATTTGTTAAAATGATACCCGGATGATATCGGGtaccaattattattattattattattattattattattattattattattattattattattattattattattattatttcttttTTGGAAAATGGTACCCGATATTTTAAAGCCTGAATAAATGCTACTGGATTTGGCCCATATCTCATTTTATTTTGCTCACTTGAAATCTTCAGCCCTTCAATGAATAGTGAAGCCAGCACTGCCGTATCCATTAATAAGTGAGAAAGAGGGCATCATCGGCGGCCCGCCGGTTGGAGTTAGAGCCAATGGTTTCTTTCGTGAGAGCCATAGGTCGTCACCGTCGGTTGGAGTCAAGGCCAGAGGTAGAACTCACCGTTCGAGAACAGAATGGTCTGGTGAAGAGTGAAACTCTTCTTTcatgttcttgctgctgagtaATTTGTGGAAATTTTGAAAACGGATATGACATTTTTTACTGGAGATGTTGAGGCGaagatataattattttataattaaaatcatataataattttgCTCAATGGATCAAAATTAAATGTATTCGTTTAGTAgtaaaagcatttaaaatactgtacaaaaaaacattaaatagGCAAAACATTTACTTCTTttgattaaaattaaaaactcaaataaaattatttaaacatcGATGACTTATTATTGACATCAATATCTTAATTTTAGAACATGATCTCTAGTTCAATTGAAATAAATTTCttcaaaaaattgtttttttttttatttcgagTGTTTGTGGAGGAGAATATCGAAAGAGAATtgtctttttttaaaaagaaaaaaaaattcttttgatTGAAAGAATATACACGTATATTGTTTTCATCTATCATTgagttaaataaaaaaattattgataaaTAAGTAATCTATTTTATATTATCTCTCTAGATGGGAAAAGTATTAAGTATTAAGGATTCACAAGGTCTCAAGAAATGGATCTGAATATGGAAATGGTCTTTCAGCTCTAACAAAGCACGAATGCGTCCTGTGGAGAGAAGTGGCTGGCATTGCCTCGGCCCCTACAAGGGAAATTGTGTGCTGATGATGCCAAAGTCAATCTCCTGTGTGACTCAGTTCTGACCATTCAGTATTTCCTCTTGGTACTAGCTTCCTTTTAATTTCCTTGTGCCCTCCTTAATTTAGCTTGTCTCTATATGTATTCATTTATTTCTTATCTTTGTCAGATTTATCTGTTGCTGAAACCATGAAATCTTTCCCGATGTTCTTTAACATAAGTGGACTAAGTATAGATATGCTTGCTCTATTGGAGATTTTTCTTCCATCTAGTGTTCAACTTGATGACATTCTCAGTATTTACCCCATGACAACATTTTACCTTTAAAGAATATTGTTTTTTGGGAACATTTTACCTTTAAAGAATATTGTTTTTTGGGTTTGGATTTTGAAAAGGCTTTGGCAATGTTATTCTATTATTTCATACCTGAAGACAGATGGGCTCATAAAATTTTGCTAGTTTGGAGAAATATTCTTGAAATATGTATAGGTTACTGTTAGAGAGAAAAGTATATTTGCAAATCCTATTTCAGCATGTCAAGAAAATCTTCATGTTATAATCGCAGGCATGTATACAAGATAGATCCCCCTTGTTGCTGAAGATGCATATAATTGTGATCGAGGTAGTTTAGTCACGTTTGATATTGTGATTCATCTTATTTGTGAAATCATCTCTCTTCAATTGAGTTTTTTTATGATCAAGGGAAAAATTTGGAGGCTATAGATGTGTTTACTTGCATTCCATATGACATTAGTGTCTCATGTTAGATAAACAATTCCCTAATCATGCTCTGATCTTTAGTCTCAGGTATCTTCAACGAGGACTTTTGCTTGTCTGTGGAGATTAAGGTACTTCTCATGTCAAATTTGTTACATGATGTGTTCCTTAAATGTTACACATAGCGTGTTAAGTTTGTTTTTATTGGCATCTTATTTCTCTCATCTCAATATATTTGTGAAAAATGAATGCATGTCATATTTGTTACATGTTGTGTTCCTTGCATGTTAATACATATCGTGTAAAAGATATAGGTTGTTTTACATTGGCCTCTAATTCTCTCATCATCTCAGGATATTTGAGAAAAATGTCTGAAGTGGAAGAAAAGTATATCAAATTGATATTTGCGTAATATGTTTGATAGTTTTCTTTTATATGCGTTGGTTGTCGTTGTATAATGATTGCTTGAAAATGATTGAGGAAAAGAAAGATTAGGTAATTATTGTGTTTGAAATgatgaattgatatttgaattggtGCGGTGTTTGGTAATTTAGGGGATCTTTTTACATAGGTCTAGagccaaaataatttttttccttgAAATAGACTATACAGTGAGGACCAAAAAAGTTAAGGCTATTCTTTCTTCAGCACCTCTTTGGGAATATAACTTATTTGGTTTGTTCTTTTCTTCTAAAAATGCAGCCCAAATGTGGATTTCTTCCTACTTCACAATTTATTGTGGAAGAAAATGCTGTCAAAAGGAGAATTACTCGTTTTCAAATGCATCAAGTTCTGAGACTACATCAAGGAAAGGTGACACATGGACCTGAACTACAATCCCCCTACCTCCAACTACCTAAGATATGTGTGTTTTTAATTGTTTTACCATTGCATTGCTTCAACTccatattattttttgttggtTGATTATGGCCCTAGCCTATCATCTTAGATCTATACCTATACTTGTACTAGTTTTCTTTTGGATTACTGACGAATTCTGTGTATGGATATGTTCAGGTATCCCTAATAAGCAAATATGACCCGCTAGATTTATATTCAGGATCCAAGGATAGAGTGCAAAAAGCAATTAAGTCCCTTTTCCTTACACCTCAGAATAATTTCCGGGTTTTCCTTAATGGTGCAATTGTTCTTGGAGGCCTAGATGTCGTTGATGGTTGCACTGTTGACCAAGCATTTGAGGATGCCCTCAGACATGTCATTCTTGTGAAAAATGAGGCGCATACAAATTATTTTTTGGAACTTGTAGCTGAAGCAATTTTCAACTCTGGTTTGCTGAATAGATTGCTTGAAGTACAAAAGCTTGACGTTATTGAAATTGAAGGAGCCACTCATGCATACTATGACATTATTTCTGAGCCTTGTGCAGTATGTCGAGGAAAAGGTGAAAAAATATCCTCAAGAAAATATTCATCCCTGCATTCAATGCCAATACATGAAAGCTTAAAAATCGCGAGAGATTACTTGATATCTGCTACTGCCAAGGACCTAAGTATGATGATTAGTTTTAGATCTAGAGGTGATATGGATCAGGGATCGTCATATGATGTGGTTTAGATCTAGAAGTAATATGGATCAGGGATCGTCATATGATGTGGTTTATCTGGATTCAACTGATCAAAGTCTTCATTACAAGGTAAAATCACTAATAGTAAGTTCCTTCACCTTTGGCTATCTTCTCAAGAAATTAATCTAAAACAtaatgaatatttaattttatccaCAGTTTATATGCTTGCAATTGATGAATTTTGCCGTATGGTGTCATTTTTCAATAATATATCTCTAACCTTGAAATCCTTCAGGCATCTTTCATTGACCTGGATATGAAACCATTGAAGAAAATGGAGTACTACTATGAGTTGGATCAACATATAGTAAGTAATTATGTCAAGAAAGTAGAAAATGAGGAATAATTTGAAGATGGTGAATCATCAAATTCATATTGATATAATGCCAAAAAGATGTTCCAATGCCAAAGTGCACATGAAATGTCAGGTACTTCGTATAATACATTttcatttcttttttttataCTTAGTCTCTCCATTGCATACTTTCACATACCATTTTCTTTTCCAA containing:
- the LOC140807843 gene encoding uncharacterized protein, with translation MESTVFDNVRFEKEKAVARFNQFRRIVKLWQFFELLVVLGLVSWTSARVPAVMKIAGGYFVEFSAYVFNHHVVFIIGNFIIVSLFLIFRRNEEALGQSGGGDGLYDDYVKHSVAIHQREPPPPPGNMVPAVDDFAALGDDEKQIVVCSEEIKANPKPDEVATAIEEATRQIQRFQRTQSEKLKREITVRPRLELRRSETEKYQSKENSETEFFESSEIDTLSGDEFRRTVEAFIDKHWSKKSNSPNQFENRGNDHLIKTTQ